A stretch of DNA from Nitrospira sp. KM1:
GGCATGGTGGTTGACACCAATGTAGGCGCAGCTCCTCTAACATACACGCACGGCGCAGATCAGATCGTACGGGGTGTGGAGTCGGCGGTGGATGGCATGGAAGTTGGACAAACCAAAAAGGCCGTCGTACCTCCAACTGAAGGCTATGGCGACCCGGACCCTAATGCGTTCCAGGAAGTGTCAAAAGAAAAGCTTCCTGCAGAAATTAAAGTTGGCACCCAGCTACGTGGAAAAGACGCCAACGGCCACGAGATTCGCCCCATTGTTTCGGAAATCAAGGAGGAGACAGTGCTTTTGGACTTTAACCATCCCCTTGCAGGGAAGACGCTTTACTTCGACTTGAAGGTCGTGAACATCAATTGACCGACACCTGTGCCTTCTCGATGTGGATTCTTGACACGTCAAAAACGCACGAACGGCTCGCGCGTCGTTGACACCATTTCAAGGATCCGATGCATGCAAATGCGATGGCGACGACATTCAATATTGGACCGACGACGACACGCTGCTGTATCAGAAGTATGGTGCTACGGTCGACTACACGTTGGACTACGGTGATGGCCGGTTCTACTGGAACTTCTGTGTCAGGCCGATGAGACGGGTTGCCGACGTGTTTGGTCGGAACGCCGTGAAGCTCTGCGCCATCTTCAATCCAAAGAGCCAAGTCCTGGCAGCCTCCGGCCCGGACGTGTAAACCCGCATGCCGCTTCCTCGTTCGGCTGCAACCGGAAAACTGAAAAATCGGCATGGCATCGCAATCGTTGGGGCAGGATTATCCGGCTTAACGGCTGCTCATTTCATCGCACAATGGAGCAATATCCCAATAACCATCTTCGAATCCGATAGCCATCCCGGCGGCAGGGTATCCACTTCCCAAAGCCCTCCCGGCGAGCATGGCGCGAGGTATCTGCTGGGCAGTGAATTGGATGTGACACCTGGGACCAAATACTGGAGAGACTATGGATTACCCGATGGCAGAAACATCCGCGCTTTGTTTCGCACGTTGAAGGTGCGCGTCACGAGATTTGGAGGCAAGGATTGGCCCCGTTGGTGCCTTCTGAGCCCATTCCGTTCCATGCGGCTCGATCCCACTGGAAAGAATCTCCTCAAAGACTTTCGTGCTGCCGCAACTCTCATCGGCAGACTTCAATCAGAGATGAATCCGGACAACGGGAAGTTCAAGGATTGGATCAAAACCTCCTGTCTCCTTGAAGGAAAGTCTCTCACAATCATCAAGATGATTCTTGCCGGCGAATCTTGCGCGCCGTGGACTCATCTCTCAACCGCATATGCCCTGGAGTGTCTAGCCTCGGCAGTCAATGCGAATGAAAAGTGGTTTCAGATCCGGGGAGGTTCTACCGCTCTCATAGACAACTTATCTCGACCATTTCATGAAAGGATTTGCTGGAACAGTGCCTGTACGCGAGTTACAACGGTTTCAGGCGATACCGTACAAGTGACATACAAGAACAGCAGAGGTTTGAATAGATCTTACTTTGATGGCGCCATTGTGAGTTCGTCCGATGGCGACGCACTTACCGGGCAATACACCTTCCGGCGGCACTTTCATTCGTACATCAGCATGCTCTTCGAGTTCGATGCGAAGCCCAGACTTCTCAAGATACCGACCGCTGATCTGTGTAGTGGGCTTTATACTGACGATCGCCTCGTGAACTATCTAGAACTGGAGGACACGAAGAGAAGTACGCGTAGATGGGTCTTTCGAATCCTTATTCCCGACGCAGGCAAGTTTCTGCGGTGGTCGGACAAAGACCTTGAAACACGGTGCGTGAAGACCTTGATGCGACTTGGGCTAAACGGAAAGCCCCTCAATGCTCCGAGTGTCAAACGTTGGGCAAATGGGCTTCCTTGCGGAGGGACCAGGCGGAGTTACGACAGAGTTTCCGAGAAAGTCTACCTTTGCGGAGATCGCTATGGGAGGTGGCCTTCGATGGCCGCCGCGATCGTCAGTGGAGCAAGAGCGGCGGAAGCTCTGCTAAGCGAACTGGAGAAGTAACATATCGAATCACACTGCAGAAAGAGCATGAGTTGCTAGACTGAAGTCCTAGAGGTGTTCTCGTCTTCTCAATGTCAGTTCCGCCCGCGGTGCTGCTTCCGTCCGTCGCCTCAAGTGCGGTGGGATAAAACGCAGATCGTCTGCTCTTGTGTCACGCCAATACCAGTTTCGTAGCCGGTCGATACAATGTAAAATTTTGCATCCTGTGTTCTGGTCAGCTTCATCGGCTTCAGTTGTGGATGTCCGAGCGAATATCCTCATTTCACCGCACCGGGGAGACCAATCTGCCGCAGGCCATTATATTTCGACGCCAAAAGGTAGAGTGTGCCGTTACGGGTGCCACCGACACGCCACCTTGTAGGTCTCGTATGAACAGGATCATCGTCTCAATCGCACTCGCTCTGGCAGTAGTCGCCGCAGGATGGGCGAATCGGAATCATATCGCGGTGTGGCTCGCCCCTGCGAAGAAGGCAACGAGCATCCGGGGCGACGCGGCCATTAAGGCCGACGAACTCTTTTGGCAAACTTTTCACAGCGGCGCTTACGATGACATCCAACGTGGACTGGAAGCCCTGACAGCGGCCTACTTGGAAACACCGACCGATGCCGTTACTGCCGCTCACATCGCTTGGCTCCACAACTGGCGCATGGCAGAACGGGCGCGGCTATCGGCGATCCCGGCTACGATCACGGACGAGATGATCTTGGCTCGGAGATACTTTGAAGAAGCCGTCAAACTCAATTCGTCGGACGCGCGCTACCTGGGCTTTCTCGCTGGCCATACACTGGCGGAAGGTACCCTGCACAAGGACGACCGCCTCGTCCGGCGCGGGTATTACATGCTGCTTGACGCCATCGACGCGTGGCCGGAATTCAACCTGTTCACTGCCGGCTATGTGATGAGTCGTCTGCCGGCGGACTCGCCGCGCTTCAAAGAAGGACTGGCATGGCAGTGGCAGAACCTGGATGTATGCGTTCAAGCGCGCATCGATCGAGCCAATCCGGACTATGCAAAATACATGACCCTCGAAACGAAGGAGGGAGTCAAGCGCGTCTGTTGGAACTCCTGGATCGCACCGCACAATTTCGAGGGCTTCTTTTTGAACATGGGGGACATGCTCGTAAAGTCAGGCGATTGGCAGACAGCACAGAGAATCTATGCGAATGCCACTCTCTCACAAGATTATGCGACCTGGCCGTTTGCCAAGGTGTTGGAAGCCCGTATTGCGCGCGCGCAGGAGAATGTCGCCGCGTTTAATGGAGCACCTGATACACCGGCTCGACCGATCATGATCAACTCCGCGTTTGCTTGCGCCGCCTGTCATCAGAAATAGGCGGTCCTCTGGCGAGGAAGCCGATCCATAGATTGTCCTCATTTCCCCTCATCTGCCCCCCTCACCATAGACCTATCTATTTTGAAAAAGTACAATGTCACGATTTATTCACTCTTCATTCGTTGACCTTATTCGGACCGGAGACCTGGCCATGAAGATTTCTGAATTTGCCTTCGTCGTCTATCCGTCGACGGACCGTGATCGGTCCAAAGCCTTTTATGAGGAAGTGCTCGGACTTTCACCTTCGATGTCACTCGATATCCCCGGCGGCTTCTGGATCGAGTACGAGATCGGTCCGCACACCTTGGCGATCGGAAAGGAACCGTTTCTGAAGCCCTCAGGTGATGGCCCACACCTGGCGCTGGAAGTGGACGACTTCGACCGGACGATCGAGCATCTCAGGCGCCACAACGTACAGTTCGCTCATGAACCGTTCGACCTGCCAGGCTGCCGAGCCGCGATCCTTTTGGACCCCGACGGCAACAAGCTGGGCATTCATCAACGAAAGAGGACAGTCTAACGTTTAAGTTGTCCGCGCGCGGCGGGCAGGTCATGTCCGTCTCGTTTGTTTCGCCTGGTGGTGCCCTTCGCCTTCACCACCCGGAGGACATAAGATGCCCCACTCCAGTCCCGCAGAGCAGGCCTGACGATGAAGAGGTGCCTCTATGTCTCGCATTCTGGAGTTGCGAATACGTTCGCCCCACTCTCAATGCTCCCTTGATTCAATACGCACCCGCCGGCGGCTATCGTCTCCTGAATCTGGCGCCACCTGAGGCTGACAATTCCGACGGCCTTTTTCTGGCCGCCACATTTTCCGGTGGTGAGGTCCGTGCCTCGGCGCTCGCCTTCGGGGTCTTACGAGAACTGGCACGTCATGAGATCGCCTGGCAAGGCAGGCACAAGCGACTCCTCGATGAGCTCGATGTCATCTTCGCGTTATCCGGAGGCTCCTTCACCGCCGCATATTGTGCCTTGTACGGCGATCGCCTTTTTGACGATTTTGAATACCGCTTCTTGCGCAAAGATTGGGATACGGAACTCAGAACTCGGGTGTTGTGGTCGCCGAGTAATTGGATCCGGCTCTGGTCTCCCTATTTTGGCCGTGCACACCTCTTGGCTGAACTCCTGGACGAGGCTTTGTTTGACAGGAAGACGTATGCCGACCTGGCAGCCCGCCGCCAGCGACCCTTGCTTGCGATCCATGCAACCGATATGACCTCGCTCTCCAGGTTCGAGTTTACGCTCAAAAACTATGCGGGACAGTGCCGGCACCAGCCTCTCGACTTTCTCGAGCGGGCAAGGAGGGAAGGAGGAGTCTCAGCGCAAGTGGCAAGCGAAGCACTGTCCTATCTGGATGTGAAGAAACGCCCGTATGTTCATCTCGTCGATGGCGGCCTGGCGGATAATATGGCGTTACGGGGCATCATTGAAGGAGTTGGGCTCGTTGGAGGGCATGAACAGCTGCTGAAGCTGTCGGGCGTGAAAAACATCCAGAAACTGGTCGTCTTGGCGGTGAACGCCGAGACGAGTCCCGATGCTCTCGAATATCGGAGTGACCATGTACCGATCATGTCCCAGGCGATGAGATCCATGATTGACGTTCCAATAAATCGCTACTCGTTTGACACGGTGATGCTGATACGGCTCGCGCTCAAACAGTGGCAAGAAGATCTCCGTGACAAACCACGTGGCGTGGATAGCCCGTTCGCACCGGATGCCAAGATCCATTTCATCAATGCCAGTCTCGCCGAAATTGTCGATCCGGACGAACGGCTTGCGCTCATGAAGATCCCGACATCGCTCTATCTCACGGAGGACCAGATTGATCGCCTACCGTGCCGCATCCGGCCTCATCCTTCGTGATCCGGAGTTTCAGCGACTCATGGCAGATATGCATGACGATACAGTGGATGTACCCCCAGATCGATAAGCCGGTCTCATTGTTTCAGCGTTGGAGAGCCCCTCTCAACTCTGTAGCCGGCCACCCTTCAGCACACCCGCCGCGAGATTGATGACATCGCCGAGGATGAGATTTCCAACCATCCACCACGACATTCCGGCCCCGACTGCCAGTGCCGCCTCAAGAATGATTTGCATGAGAGAGTGCTCGCTTTCCTTTTTCATGGGCGGCCTTGATTGAGCTGCAGTGCCATTCTCAATGGTCTCTCGCTTCCTAAACCGTACATGAGCATCAGTCATGCCGAAGTTGGATCTACCTCTTTGCATCCTTCCGACCTTCGGAACCTTTTGATTCGAGAGAGAATTGCTTCTGCGCACACAATCAAGCACGATGAAATGCGGTTGGCTATGGCAGGGCGAGCGTATACAACAGATGCGCAGAAGAATCTAAATGGATTCCCAAACAAGAAAATAGGACAGAAAGAGATCAGGATACTTAGCTGGATGCCGTGGAGGGGCACCTTCGCGGCCAGACGGTCGAGGGACGCCGCAGCATACCGCGGCGTCCCTCATGCCATCGCTTTAGTTCAGGGCCGTGCCTCCAGAACCAGGTTGAACGGCGTCTGAGTTGCGCGGCGGACTCGCGTGAAGCCGCCTTTCATGATGACCTCACGGAGACGCGCCTCCCCTGCCTGAGCCCCCAGGGCCGGTCCATTATAGTGCAACGAAGCGGGCACGCAGACCATCGTGGAGGCGGCATAGAAGACACGACCGACGGGGTTCAGATTGTCTTCCACTTTGTCCCCTGCGAAGGGTTCCACGATCATCCACGTACCATCTGATGACAACGTCTGCTTCACTCGCGCGGCGGCGCCGACCGGATCGCCCATATCGTGCAGGCAGTCGAAATGCGTGACAAGACCATAGCCGCTTCCAGAATAGTCCGTTGACTTGGCCACTTCGAACGTCGCGTTCAAGACGCCTGCGCCTTTGGCCTGCCGGCGCGCCGCCTCGATGGATGGTTGATGATAGTCGAACCCGATGAAGGTGGAGTTGGGGTAGGCCTGCGCCATGAGAATGGTCGAGGCGCCGAAGCCGCAGCCGACGTCCGCCACGCGGATGCCGCTCTTGAGTTTCGCCTCCACCCCGTCGAGCGAGGGAATCCAATTCGAAACGAGGTTGCCCACGTAGTTCGGGCGGAAGAACCGTGCCGTCCCTTCGAAGAGCTGGTGGTCGTGTTCCTCCCACCCCAGTCCTTTGCCCGTCCTGAACCGCTGCTCGATCTTGGGATTCGCGGCGAACGCTGCCGCGATGCCTTGAAACGCGCCCGGAAGGAAGTACGGGCTGTCCTCGTTCGCCAACGCCGCCGCCTGCTCGCTCGGCAACGTGTACCGTCCGGTTGCGGGATCGTAGGTCACATAGCCGCCGGCTGCCTGATTTCCCAGCCACTCGCGGATGTACCGTTCGGCCGTCTCCGTTGCCGCCGCCAACTCAGCCGAAGTGACCGGCCCCAGATCCGCCATCGCCTTATAGAGACCCAGCTTGTCGCCGAGCAGCACCATGTTGGCGCTCCAGGCCGCCGCAATATCGACGATCGCCTTGCCGAGAAAGTTATTGAGTTTGTCCTGATCGATCACCATCGTGGCCTCCCTGCTATATGTGGTGGACCGCAACCCGGGGTGCTCTGCTCGCATTATAGAAGGGGACCACTAGGGAGTCTTATCAGGGCATCTGGCTCTCTTAGCAGGGGAATGCTAAGCTGCGGGTCGTTTAGCGGCTCGTCCGGATTTCTTAGCCAACAGTCGGTCCCGTTTCGAGGAGTTCCCGTATGGACGTGCTGTCCGAAGTGCTCAAGGCCGTGAAGCTCGATGGCGCCGTGTTCTTCAACGGCGAATTCTCGACACCCTGGTGCGCGCGTGAGCCGGACTCGTGCACCATGGCAACCTATCTGTCCGTCCAGTCAAAACACGTCATTATTTTCCACCTCGTCGCAGAAGGCGATGCCTACGTCAGAATGGGGGAAGACGGAGGGCGCATCTCACTCGTGCCCGGCGACATCGTGGTGCTTCCGCACGGCCAGGCTCACATGATGGGAAACGGCCCTCCTGTCACGCCGATGGAAAGCGCCGGCCACCTCCCCCGCATCGTCTCCGAAGGACTGCGGCTTTATCGATTCGGCCAAGGCGGGGACGTGACGAAGCTCATCTGCGGCTACATGACCTGTGACCCGCAACTCAGTCAAATGCTCCTCGCGGGGCTGCCCGAGATCATCAAGATCAATATCCGCGACCATGCGTCGGGCCGATGGCTGGAAAATACACTGCGCTACTCGGTTGACCACGCCGAAGCCTCTGGTCCGGGAGGCACTGCAGTCGTTGCGAAATTGTCCGAAGCGTTGTTCGTGGAGGCATTGCGGCAGTATATCGCAGGGCTGGCACCGGAACAGACCGGCTGGCTCGCGGGCGTGCGAGACCCGGAAATTGGCAAGGCCTTGGCCCTTCTGCATCGAGAGCCGGCGAAGCCTTGGACGATTGCCTCGCTCGCGAGCGAAGTGGGGCTATCCCGCTCCGTGCTCGCCGAGCGATTCCGTTATTATCTGTCGGAGACGCCGATCGGCTATCTCACACGGTGGCGAATGCACCTCGCGGCACAGCTCCTCAAGTCGACCTCGAAAAGCGTGGCCGAAGTGGCTGGCGAGGTGGGCTATGAGTCCGAACCGTCATTCAATCGCGCCTTCAAACGAGCCTTGGGAATTCCGCCTGCCCGCTTCCGAAGCCACGCGAGGCCTCGCCCCGACCAATCGGCCGGTGCCGCAAACTCCAATGGCAGGGCAAAAACACGTAGGGGGAGAAGAGAGCTTGCGGTCCACGGCGAACGGTCTTAACGGCATTCCTTGCTACTGTAATACTGCCTTTCACACCTATTTGCATCGCCCGCCCCCATCAGGACTCTGACAATATCGATAACATCATCGACCATCTACGGATGTGCACCGGGTTGCATGAAAGATCCAATGCCCGGGTGTTGTGTACCTTTGCTCAATTCACGGACCGGTAGCCTTGCACAGGGGGGGCAGAACGCTTACTGCTCACGGAACTCGTGAGGGAAACGCACGAGTTGAAAGTTCGGCGGCAGTTCCTCACGAAGGTCTGCCAGATTCGTGTGATCGATGTGGGCAGACCGTCCAATCAGGATTCTGACTTTCACAACGTCCGCTGGTCCAGATATCATTGGATTCGTTGGAAGCAAGCGCCATCCTATCCACGCGGAGGCAGCCATGAAGAACACGGTGCTCCGACCAGGTACGACCGGTGATGCCGCACTCTGTGGGAGAATTGCCCATGAGGCATTTAAAACGATCGCCGAACAGCACAATTTTCCTCCTGACTTTCCCTCCGCGGACATCGCGGTCTCCTTGCTTTCAATGGTGTTGTCACGAGCCGATGTCCATTCAGTGATCGCGGAGATCGATAATCGCGTGGTCGGCAGCAACTTTCTCTGGGAGGGCGATACCATCGCGGCTGTGGGGCCGATCACTGTCGCTCCTGCCGCACAAAACGAGAGCATAGGCCGCCGATTGATGGAGCGGGTGCTGGAACGGGCATTTGCACGACAGCATGTGGGAGTTCGGCTTGTCCAGACCGCCTATCACAGCCGCTCGCTTTCCTTGTATACGAAACTCGGCTTCCGTGCACGCGAACCCCTCTCGGTCTTGCAAGGACAGCCGCTCAATCTGGCTCTGCCGGGTTATCGCGTGCGCTCCGCGACCCTGCACGATTTAGACGCGTGCAATGAACTGTGCTTCAATGTGCATGGGCACAATCGGCGCAGCGAACTCGCGCACGCGATCGCCGACGGAACGGCTCGAGTCGTCGAGCATGGCAATGGGATTACCGGTTACACCACCAATGTCGGATTCTTGGGCCATGCCGTTGGCCGGACGAATGAGGAGATCAAGGCGCTGATCGGTGCAACGACAACGTTTGCCGGTCCGGGATTCTTGCTCCCGACTCGAAACACGGATCTGCTGGCGTGGTGTCTGACGCGTGGCTTACGCATCGTCCAGCCCATGACGCTCATGAGCCGTGGCCTGTATCAGAAACCGGCCGGTGCGTTTCTTTCTTCGGTGTTGTACTGAACGCCCTGGGAGCATGTCTATCCATTGTGTCGAAAATCGATCCGCCTCTCATGCAATCAACCGTTTGACTTGCAACCAAGCCAGAACAATATCGATGAGATGATACCGACGACGGCGAAGAAGGCCATCGGCTGCCACTTCGCATGAAGCAGACTGAGAGCGGCAAAGGCAACGACGAGTGACCACCCTTTGGCAAATCTCCACACGCGCGCGTACAAGACTACCCCTTCCGACTTTCCCAATGTCCGGCCTACCGCTATCGACGCGACGACTCCAATGGCACCCGCAACATACAACCACTCCTCCCTATCCGGCATCATCGAGAAGATCAGACAGAGAGCGATCCCAAGGGGAGTCCATTCAATCAATCTGTCTGAGCCTGTTCCTGGCTGCGCTGTGGACGACATCTCCGTGTACTCTTCAGTGACCAAATCACTTGTCAGCCCGATTCCATCCATTGGACGGCGCCGGAAAAATTCACCCGCGAGCCGAAAACAAGGCGGCACATCCCACGACGTCAATGGTCACTGAGGTGAAATGCTCCGAGAGCGCGGTTCGCAAACCTTGGAGATCGTCTTGATCGTTCGTAAACACGCCCTTGGCATTATAAAGGGCCATCAGCCGCTTGGCAGCCCAACTGCGATGCACACCATCGGAGAGCAGCGTGGCGCCGAACATTACTCCGTTTGGCTTGAGCAACGGTTTGAGATGTCGAAACACCGCGCTCTTGGTTTTCATCGTCCCAGGCAGACAGTGCAGGAGGTAAGTCAGGCTGATGGAGTCGAAACTCGGGATATCGCGGCTGATCGGATCGAGTACATTTGCCCTATAGACTTCCGGGCGATACCGGGCGAGCCGTTTTCCAGCGGCATCGAGGCAGTTGGAATTCAAATCCATCAATCCCAGTCGCGTTGAAGCATCCGGAAAGCGGCAGGAGTCGAGAAAGTATCCGGTGCCCACGCCGACGTCCAGGTGATTCGCCGTCACGTGTCGATCGTACAATGCAAGAATGTGCCTTGAAGGGCACTTCCAAATCAAACGGTTGGAAAATCCTAAGACGAACCAATCGTATATCCCGAGAATCGGCTTAGAATAGACTGCTTGCCCCGCTTCGACCTCTTGCTCGGTCATAGTCACTGTCTTTCCATCGTGAGAGTCATGCACTCACTACTCCTTCCCGGCAAAGACCGTCAATATGACGGGGACGATCTCCTGGGGCAGGAGGCTACGGTTTGATGACACGTCTGTCAAGCAAGGGAACTCAGGCGCGGAAACAAACAGGGAGGTACGGATACATAATCGAACTCGTTTCCGCCTATACTACGGCTGCTGCTTAGGGCGATTGGTGA
This window harbors:
- a CDS encoding peptidylprolyl isomerase; this translates as MNKTVANGKVISLEYTLKLENGMVVDTNVGAAPLTYTHGADQIVRGVESAVDGMEVGQTKKAVVPPTEGYGDPDPNAFQEVSKEKLPAEIKVGTQLRGKDANGHEIRPIVSEIKEETVLLDFNHPLAGKTLYFDLKVVNIN
- a CDS encoding FAD-dependent oxidoreductase; translated protein: MPLPRSAATGKLKNRHGIAIVGAGLSGLTAAHFIAQWSNIPITIFESDSHPGGRVSTSQSPPGEHGARYLLGSELDVTPGTKYWRDYGLPDGRNIRALFRTLKVRVTRFGGKDWPRWCLLSPFRSMRLDPTGKNLLKDFRAAATLIGRLQSEMNPDNGKFKDWIKTSCLLEGKSLTIIKMILAGESCAPWTHLSTAYALECLASAVNANEKWFQIRGGSTALIDNLSRPFHERICWNSACTRVTTVSGDTVQVTYKNSRGLNRSYFDGAIVSSSDGDALTGQYTFRRHFHSYISMLFEFDAKPRLLKIPTADLCSGLYTDDRLVNYLELEDTKRSTRRWVFRILIPDAGKFLRWSDKDLETRCVKTLMRLGLNGKPLNAPSVKRWANGLPCGGTRRSYDRVSEKVYLCGDRYGRWPSMAAAIVSGARAAEALLSELEK
- a CDS encoding VOC family protein, yielding MKISEFAFVVYPSTDRDRSKAFYEEVLGLSPSMSLDIPGGFWIEYEIGPHTLAIGKEPFLKPSGDGPHLALEVDDFDRTIEHLRRHNVQFAHEPFDLPGCRAAILLDPDGNKLGIHQRKRTV
- a CDS encoding patatin-like phospholipase family protein, with the protein product MPLCLAFWSCEYVRPTLNAPLIQYAPAGGYRLLNLAPPEADNSDGLFLAATFSGGEVRASALAFGVLRELARHEIAWQGRHKRLLDELDVIFALSGGSFTAAYCALYGDRLFDDFEYRFLRKDWDTELRTRVLWSPSNWIRLWSPYFGRAHLLAELLDEALFDRKTYADLAARRQRPLLAIHATDMTSLSRFEFTLKNYAGQCRHQPLDFLERARREGGVSAQVASEALSYLDVKKRPYVHLVDGGLADNMALRGIIEGVGLVGGHEQLLKLSGVKNIQKLVVLAVNAETSPDALEYRSDHVPIMSQAMRSMIDVPINRYSFDTVMLIRLALKQWQEDLRDKPRGVDSPFAPDAKIHFINASLAEIVDPDERLALMKIPTSLYLTEDQIDRLPCRIRPHPS
- a CDS encoding methyltransferase domain-containing protein, translating into MVIDQDKLNNFLGKAIVDIAAAWSANMVLLGDKLGLYKAMADLGPVTSAELAAATETAERYIREWLGNQAAGGYVTYDPATGRYTLPSEQAAALANEDSPYFLPGAFQGIAAAFAANPKIEQRFRTGKGLGWEEHDHQLFEGTARFFRPNYVGNLVSNWIPSLDGVEAKLKSGIRVADVGCGFGASTILMAQAYPNSTFIGFDYHQPSIEAARRQAKGAGVLNATFEVAKSTDYSGSGYGLVTHFDCLHDMGDPVGAAARVKQTLSSDGTWMIVEPFAGDKVEDNLNPVGRVFYAASTMVCVPASLHYNGPALGAQAGEARLREVIMKGGFTRVRRATQTPFNLVLEARP
- a CDS encoding AraC family transcriptional regulator; this encodes MDVLSEVLKAVKLDGAVFFNGEFSTPWCAREPDSCTMATYLSVQSKHVIIFHLVAEGDAYVRMGEDGGRISLVPGDIVVLPHGQAHMMGNGPPVTPMESAGHLPRIVSEGLRLYRFGQGGDVTKLICGYMTCDPQLSQMLLAGLPEIIKINIRDHASGRWLENTLRYSVDHAEASGPGGTAVVAKLSEALFVEALRQYIAGLAPEQTGWLAGVRDPEIGKALALLHREPAKPWTIASLASEVGLSRSVLAERFRYYLSETPIGYLTRWRMHLAAQLLKSTSKSVAEVAGEVGYESEPSFNRAFKRALGIPPARFRSHARPRPDQSAGAANSNGRAKTRRGRRELAVHGERS
- a CDS encoding GNAT family N-acetyltransferase, which translates into the protein MKNTVLRPGTTGDAALCGRIAHEAFKTIAEQHNFPPDFPSADIAVSLLSMVLSRADVHSVIAEIDNRVVGSNFLWEGDTIAAVGPITVAPAAQNESIGRRLMERVLERAFARQHVGVRLVQTAYHSRSLSLYTKLGFRAREPLSVLQGQPLNLALPGYRVRSATLHDLDACNELCFNVHGHNRRSELAHAIADGTARVVEHGNGITGYTTNVGFLGHAVGRTNEEIKALIGATTTFAGPGFLLPTRNTDLLAWCLTRGLRIVQPMTLMSRGLYQKPAGAFLSSVLY
- a CDS encoding class I SAM-dependent methyltransferase translates to MHDSHDGKTVTMTEQEVEAGQAVYSKPILGIYDWFVLGFSNRLIWKCPSRHILALYDRHVTANHLDVGVGTGYFLDSCRFPDASTRLGLMDLNSNCLDAAGKRLARYRPEVYRANVLDPISRDIPSFDSISLTYLLHCLPGTMKTKSAVFRHLKPLLKPNGVMFGATLLSDGVHRSWAAKRLMALYNAKGVFTNDQDDLQGLRTALSEHFTSVTIDVVGCAALFSARG